A single genomic interval of Trichocoleus sp. harbors:
- a CDS encoding TMEM175 family protein, which produces MSQNKLELDRIIFFSDAVFAIAITLLALNVKPPDESNSAQLPFVYLLSIVFPKFQSYVISFLVIAIYWVGHHRYFRYIKRYDYTLFWLNIIFLMCIVFLPFPTALLDDYGGHRAAVMFYAGSMTITGLMKVLIWCHASYRHRLISHSLSNGVVRSLTYRALIPPTVFLSSIPLASFSPTIAEISWLSILIMFVPWRRLERRFSL; this is translated from the coding sequence GTGAGCCAAAATAAGCTGGAACTCGATCGCATCATCTTCTTTAGCGATGCGGTTTTTGCGATTGCGATAACGCTATTAGCATTAAATGTTAAGCCTCCTGATGAGAGCAATTCGGCTCAACTGCCTTTTGTTTATTTGCTCTCGATCGTTTTTCCAAAATTTCAGAGCTATGTTATTAGTTTTTTAGTCATTGCAATCTACTGGGTCGGTCATCATCGCTACTTTCGATACATTAAACGATATGACTATACCCTGTTCTGGTTAAATATCATTTTTTTAATGTGCATTGTGTTTCTGCCGTTTCCAACTGCACTTCTAGATGATTATGGCGGTCATCGTGCGGCAGTGATGTTCTATGCTGGCAGCATGACAATTACAGGATTGATGAAAGTTTTAATATGGTGTCATGCCTCTTATCGTCATCGTTTGATCTCACACTCTCTTTCAAATGGAGTCGTTCGTTCACTAACCTACCGCGCCTTAATTCCGCCAACTGTATTTTTAAGCTCAATTCCGCTTGCCAGTTTCAGTCCAACGATCGCTGAAATCTCCTGGCTTTCCATCCTGATTATGTTTGTGCCTTGGCGGCGGTTAGAACGCCGATTTAGCCTTTGA
- a CDS encoding Crp/Fnr family transcriptional regulator has translation MGKRTNRNLLETLIQQNYLFKDLDKKWLAGYLPPETLVVEKLYSNRLVYTAFRPDSWIDVLYLILEGGPIIIRSAPLDRIIALSYPGSCFGMRSLPVSYGKVGYAFPSQVEAYKTTSVVKIPLDLLRSLYQENEAFRNRYDKLFELREKFQYHLLNCSAYPPQAVASLLRALVYQERSLGNQPDASGVYTFDLPTDIIARACQLNHRTVEQVIKGMHKVGLVEPAKEDDLSNDILRVIDAEGLKETYSATRDKVSWWPLR, from the coding sequence ATGGGCAAGCGCACGAATCGCAACCTGTTAGAGACCCTAATCCAACAAAATTACTTATTCAAAGATCTGGATAAGAAATGGTTGGCAGGGTATTTACCGCCCGAAACGCTGGTTGTGGAAAAGCTTTACTCAAATCGGTTAGTCTACACGGCATTTCGTCCGGACTCCTGGATCGATGTGCTTTACCTGATCCTGGAAGGCGGCCCCATCATTATTCGTAGTGCCCCGCTCGATCGCATTATTGCCCTCAGCTATCCGGGTAGCTGCTTTGGGATGCGGAGTTTACCCGTTAGCTACGGTAAGGTAGGCTATGCTTTTCCCAGCCAGGTAGAAGCCTACAAAACAACAAGCGTGGTTAAAATTCCGCTGGATCTGCTGCGATCGCTTTATCAAGAAAATGAAGCCTTCCGCAATCGCTACGATAAGCTGTTTGAACTGCGCGAAAAATTTCAGTATCACCTGCTCAATTGCAGCGCCTATCCACCGCAAGCCGTCGCTTCTCTGTTGCGGGCACTGGTTTATCAGGAGCGATCGCTGGGCAATCAACCTGATGCATCAGGCGTATATACGTTTGATTTGCCAACCGATATCATTGCGCGTGCTTGCCAGCTCAATCATCGAACGGTTGAACAGGTCATCAAAGGGATGCACAAGGTTGGATTGGTTGAACCCGCAAAAGAAGATGATCTCTCAAATGATATTCTGCGCGTGATTGATGCAGAAGGTTTAAAGGAAACCTACAGCGCAACGCGAGATAAAGTTTCCTGGTGGCCTCTACGCTAA
- the ssuD gene encoding FMNH2-dependent alkanesulfonate monooxygenase, producing MTQEMNVLWFIPTHGDGRYLGTSFGGRALTPDYLRQLAGAIDSLGYAGALLPTGKSCEDAWVTASTLISATKRMKFLVAIRPGLTSPGVAARMAATFDRLSQGRLLINIVTGGDSAEMAADGVHLNHAERYELTDEFLTVWRDLMRGETVNFAGQHLDVKAGKVLFPPVQSPYPPLYFGGSSTVAKQVAAKHVDLYLTWGEPPAQVAEKIREVRQLAAEQGRTLRFGIRLHVIVRETESQAWDAANDLIKYLDDDTIAAAQAALGKAESEGQRRMMQLHNGKRENLEVSPNLWAGVGLVRGGAGTALVGDPDTVAARMQEYADLGIDTFILSGYPHLEESYRFAELVFPKLPLVDVPKFTPSRYVSPIGEIIANEKIPANAS from the coding sequence ATGACACAAGAAATGAACGTACTTTGGTTTATTCCAACTCACGGCGATGGTCGCTATCTGGGAACCTCATTCGGCGGACGAGCGTTAACACCAGACTATCTGCGACAACTGGCAGGCGCGATCGATTCGCTCGGTTATGCAGGCGCACTACTCCCCACTGGAAAGTCTTGTGAAGATGCCTGGGTCACTGCTTCCACCCTAATTTCAGCTACAAAGCGCATGAAGTTTTTGGTGGCAATTCGTCCTGGTTTAACTTCGCCTGGCGTCGCAGCCCGGATGGCAGCAACCTTCGATCGCTTGTCGCAGGGGCGGCTGCTGATTAACATTGTGACGGGTGGTGACTCAGCAGAGATGGCAGCAGATGGCGTTCATCTCAACCACGCAGAGCGATATGAACTCACGGATGAATTTCTAACCGTTTGGCGCGATCTGATGCGGGGTGAAACGGTCAATTTTGCAGGACAGCATCTTGATGTCAAAGCCGGAAAAGTCTTGTTTCCTCCAGTTCAGTCGCCTTATCCTCCGCTCTATTTTGGTGGATCATCTACCGTTGCCAAACAGGTTGCTGCCAAGCACGTTGATCTGTATCTGACTTGGGGTGAGCCTCCGGCACAGGTGGCAGAAAAAATTCGAGAAGTGCGACAGTTAGCTGCAGAACAGGGGCGCACCTTGCGCTTTGGGATTCGTCTGCATGTCATTGTCCGTGAGACAGAATCGCAGGCATGGGATGCGGCAAATGATCTGATCAAATATCTGGATGATGACACGATCGCGGCAGCTCAAGCAGCGCTGGGTAAGGCTGAATCGGAAGGGCAACGCCGAATGATGCAGCTACACAATGGCAAACGAGAAAACCTGGAAGTCAGCCCAAATTTGTGGGCAGGTGTGGGACTCGTTCGCGGCGGAGCAGGCACAGCCCTGGTCGGTGATCCAGATACCGTTGCGGCTCGGATGCAGGAATATGCTGATTTGGGCATTGATACCTTCATCTTGTCAGGCTATCCGCATTTAGAAGAGTCCTACCGCTTTGCAGAACTCGTTTTCCCGAAGCTGCCGCTGGTTGATGTGCCAAAGTTCACGCCCAGCCGCTATGTCAGCCCGATCGGGGAAATTATCGCCAACGAGAAAATCCCTGCGAATGCCAGTTAA
- a CDS encoding MFS transporter, giving the protein MRLSLPAFRSRNYRLFFMGQGVSLIGTWMTQIATIWLVYHLTQSPFLLGLVGFASQIPAFFLTPFGGVVGDRWHRRKVLVVTQILSMIQSLALAVLTFSGAVQIWQIMLLALFQGVVNAVDAPTRQAFVSEMVERREDLPNAIALNSSMFNGARLVGPAVAGVIIAAVGAGYCFLIDGLSYIAVIASLLAMQVKARSNSANQVTSLNDLLHRLAEGFRYAYNFVPMRSILMLLALVSFMGMQYVVLLPIFATEILKGNAETLGILTAAAGVGALFAGTFLSLRQNVVGLGRFIAIAPTVLGCGLILFAFSRTLWLSTAAMMLVGFGFLLQFASSNTVIQTLVEDDKRGRVMSLYIMSFMGMVPLGNLFGGTLASWIGAPTTLVIDGVFCILGSMLFLRHLPKLRQVVRPIYRSMGILPAAKT; this is encoded by the coding sequence ATGCGCCTCTCCCTGCCTGCTTTCCGATCGCGCAATTATCGCCTCTTTTTTATGGGGCAAGGAGTTTCGCTGATTGGCACCTGGATGACACAGATTGCGACAATCTGGCTGGTTTATCACCTGACACAATCACCCTTTTTGTTGGGGTTAGTTGGGTTTGCGAGTCAAATTCCGGCATTCTTTCTGACTCCGTTTGGGGGCGTTGTGGGCGATCGGTGGCATCGGCGCAAGGTGTTAGTTGTCACCCAAATTTTGTCGATGATACAGTCGCTGGCTCTGGCTGTCCTAACTTTTAGTGGTGCAGTTCAGATCTGGCAGATTATGCTTCTAGCGCTGTTTCAGGGCGTGGTCAATGCAGTGGATGCTCCCACTCGTCAGGCGTTTGTTTCGGAAATGGTGGAGCGAAGAGAAGACCTGCCGAATGCAATTGCCCTCAACTCTTCAATGTTTAACGGGGCACGGCTTGTGGGTCCGGCAGTGGCAGGGGTAATTATTGCCGCAGTGGGGGCAGGATATTGTTTTCTGATTGATGGCTTGAGCTATATTGCTGTCATCGCTTCTTTATTAGCAATGCAGGTGAAGGCGCGATCGAACTCAGCGAATCAGGTCACTTCACTCAATGATTTGCTGCACCGTCTGGCAGAGGGCTTTCGCTATGCCTACAATTTTGTGCCAATGCGATCGATCTTGATGCTGTTGGCACTGGTGAGCTTTATGGGGATGCAATATGTCGTGCTGCTACCCATTTTTGCAACAGAAATTTTGAAAGGGAATGCAGAGACACTTGGCATCCTTACCGCTGCGGCAGGCGTTGGGGCACTGTTTGCTGGAACGTTCTTGAGCTTGAGACAAAATGTTGTGGGCTTGGGTCGGTTTATTGCCATTGCGCCAACAGTTCTGGGATGTGGGTTAATCCTGTTTGCGTTTTCCCGTACCCTCTGGCTTTCAACTGCTGCAATGATGCTGGTTGGCTTTGGGTTTTTGCTGCAATTTGCTTCAAGTAACACTGTAATTCAAACGCTAGTCGAGGATGACAAACGCGGACGAGTCATGAGCCTCTACATCATGTCGTTTATGGGCATGGTTCCCTTAGGCAATTTGTTTGGCGGTACGCTGGCAAGCTGGATAGGCGCACCTACGACTTTGGTCATCGATGGAGTTTTTTGTATCCTCGGATCGATGCTATTTTTGCGGCACTTGCCAAAATTACGGCAGGTAGTTCGCCCAATTTATCGATCGATGGGAATTTTACCTGCAGCTAAGACTTGA
- a CDS encoding DHA2 family efflux MFS transporter permease subunit codes for MNLSRQRAIVPQQPRSDTVSLRTWIGLFGAILGAFMAVLDIQITNASLQDIQASLGATLEEGSWISTAYLVAEIVVIPMTGWLSQVFSVRRYMLVNTALFILFSVCCAWAWNLPSMIVFRALQGFTGGTLIPMAFSFILKNLPSSKQPIGLAMFAITATFAPSIGPTLGGWLTENFSWEYIFYLNVIPGLMLIACVWYGVRQEPARLDLLKQGDWGGITAMAIGLGSLQVVLEEGSRKDWFDSTFIVRLSIIATIFLAIFFWVELTRRRPFIELRLLAHRNFGLSSVVNVALGIGLYSSIYVLPLYLAQIQQYNAMQIGEVIMWAGVPQLFIVPIVPKLMQRIDIRLLIAIGVTLFAVSCFMNSNLTHDTGLDQLRWSQMVRAFGQPLIMVPLSSIATAQIAPALAGSASGLFNMMRNLGGSFGIAVLATLLKSREQFHSNRIGEGVSLYDPETQQRIEQMTQYFAGRGADLETAKNQAIAAIDSVVRREAFVMAFNDCFYFIGITLLLSGIAILFFKKAKPTGGAVAH; via the coding sequence ATGAATCTTTCCCGTCAACGCGCGATCGTCCCTCAACAACCGCGATCGGATACGGTATCGCTTAGAACCTGGATCGGCTTATTTGGCGCGATTCTAGGCGCATTTATGGCAGTGCTGGATATCCAAATTACGAACGCTTCGCTTCAGGATATTCAGGCATCTTTAGGGGCAACGCTGGAAGAGGGATCGTGGATTTCAACCGCTTATCTGGTGGCTGAAATTGTTGTCATTCCGATGACAGGCTGGCTGTCTCAAGTGTTCTCCGTTCGCCGCTATATGCTGGTGAATACAGCACTGTTTATTCTATTTTCGGTTTGCTGTGCCTGGGCTTGGAACCTGCCCTCGATGATTGTGTTTCGGGCATTACAGGGCTTCACGGGCGGTACGCTGATCCCGATGGCGTTTTCCTTTATTCTTAAAAATTTGCCTAGTTCTAAGCAGCCGATCGGTCTGGCAATGTTTGCGATTACTGCAACTTTTGCACCTTCGATCGGTCCAACACTAGGAGGTTGGCTCACTGAAAATTTTAGCTGGGAATATATCTTCTATCTCAACGTAATTCCGGGGTTGATGCTCATTGCCTGTGTCTGGTATGGAGTGAGACAGGAACCAGCTCGTCTGGATTTACTAAAACAGGGAGACTGGGGCGGAATTACTGCAATGGCGATCGGTTTAGGATCGCTACAAGTGGTGTTGGAAGAGGGTAGCCGCAAGGACTGGTTTGACTCAACATTTATTGTTCGTTTGTCCATCATCGCAACAATTTTCTTAGCCATCTTTTTCTGGGTTGAGTTAACTCGTCGCCGCCCGTTTATTGAACTTCGATTGCTGGCTCATCGCAACTTTGGTCTATCCAGTGTTGTGAATGTGGCATTAGGAATTGGCTTGTATAGTTCAATTTATGTCCTGCCGCTCTATCTGGCTCAAATTCAGCAATACAATGCGATGCAAATTGGGGAAGTCATCATGTGGGCAGGAGTACCCCAGTTATTTATTGTGCCGATCGTGCCAAAACTGATGCAGCGCATCGACATTCGGCTACTGATTGCGATTGGGGTGACTTTATTTGCAGTCAGTTGCTTTATGAATTCCAATCTGACCCATGACACCGGACTGGATCAATTGCGCTGGTCGCAGATGGTGCGCGCGTTCGGTCAACCCCTGATTATGGTGCCGCTCTCTTCGATCGCTACAGCTCAAATTGCCCCTGCGTTGGCTGGCTCTGCCTCTGGATTGTTTAACATGATGCGAAATCTGGGTGGCTCGTTTGGCATTGCAGTTTTGGCAACGCTGCTGAAAAGCCGGGAGCAGTTTCACTCCAACCGCATTGGGGAAGGCGTCTCGCTCTACGATCCAGAAACTCAGCAGCGGATTGAGCAAATGACTCAGTACTTTGCTGGGCGGGGAGCCGATTTGGAGACAGCTAAAAATCAAGCCATTGCGGCGATCGACTCAGTGGTACGTCGAGAAGCTTTTGTGATGGCGTTTAACGACTGTTTTTACTTTATCGGAATTACCTTGCTGTTAAGTGGAATTGCGATTCTGTTCTTCAAAAAGGCAAAGCCGACGGGCGGAGCAGTGGCTCATTAG
- a CDS encoding MarR family transcriptional regulator — protein MMVQTLPYSEPVSRWQAVKAPHGIGYRIKLLSLRMTRRFQERMEPYGITPFHWLVLCCLWEQDGLATSDLGDRLCQVGGTLTGVIDRMEERGLVRRERDQNDRRVWRIWLTDAGRQLETVLPPIAQKVRDETLQGLSEAQQQQLSEWVDLMIDNLA, from the coding sequence ATGATGGTACAGACCTTGCCCTACTCTGAACCGGTTTCTCGCTGGCAAGCAGTTAAAGCTCCACATGGAATTGGGTATCGCATCAAGCTTTTGTCTTTGCGAATGACCCGCCGCTTCCAGGAGCGCATGGAACCCTATGGCATTACACCCTTCCACTGGCTTGTTTTGTGCTGCCTCTGGGAACAAGACGGTTTAGCAACTTCTGATCTGGGCGATCGGCTTTGCCAGGTTGGTGGCACTTTAACCGGTGTAATCGATCGGATGGAAGAGCGAGGATTGGTGAGGCGAGAGCGCGATCAGAACGATCGACGAGTTTGGCGAATTTGGTTGACTGATGCTGGACGGCAACTCGAAACAGTTCTTCCTCCAATAGCCCAGAAAGTTCGAGATGAGACGCTTCAGGGGCTTTCAGAAGCGCAACAGCAGCAACTCTCGGAATGGGTTGATCTGATGATCGACAATCTGGCTTAA
- a CDS encoding sulfonate ABC transporter substrate-binding protein, translating into MRQWFNALNTKSFSVWQQTIASLQLSRSTRRFFLLLAVGLGLSLTIAACTTSNSTSASSTASPTGQVLRIGYQKSATVLNLLKSQGELEKRLQTEGTTVQWNEFAAGPQMLEALNVGSIDFAYTGETPPVFAQAAGAPLAYVAYEPLGGAAEAIVVRKDSPIRTVADLKGKRVALNKGSNVHYLLVKALEEAGLEYSDVQTVFLPPGDARPAFEQGSVDAWVIWDPFLAATEKAIGAKVLRDGQGIVANRGFFLSTQKFVNEQPALAKTLVDELGKVSDWAKQHPTEVAQFLSTELKIDQAALQLAEQRRGYGVKAIDAEATNGQQQIADTFQTLKLIPKPIKVSDAIWQAK; encoded by the coding sequence ATGCGGCAATGGTTTAATGCTCTCAACACAAAGTCTTTCTCGGTCTGGCAACAGACGATCGCCAGCCTCCAGTTATCCCGTTCTACCAGACGCTTTTTCCTGCTGTTGGCTGTAGGTCTAGGATTAAGCCTGACGATTGCCGCCTGTACTACTTCCAACTCAACTTCTGCTTCATCGACAGCTTCTCCTACAGGGCAGGTGCTGCGGATTGGCTACCAAAAATCTGCAACTGTCTTGAATTTGTTGAAGAGTCAGGGCGAGCTAGAAAAGCGATTGCAGACAGAAGGAACAACTGTGCAGTGGAACGAATTTGCCGCTGGACCACAAATGCTAGAGGCGCTGAACGTGGGCAGCATTGACTTTGCTTATACAGGCGAGACACCTCCTGTGTTTGCTCAAGCCGCTGGCGCACCACTCGCCTACGTTGCCTATGAACCCTTGGGCGGAGCCGCAGAAGCGATCGTTGTTCGCAAAGATTCTCCCATTCGCACTGTTGCAGATTTGAAGGGTAAGAGAGTTGCGCTCAACAAAGGCTCAAATGTGCATTATCTGCTTGTTAAAGCACTGGAAGAAGCCGGATTGGAGTATAGCGATGTGCAAACAGTTTTCTTGCCACCGGGCGATGCTCGTCCTGCCTTTGAACAAGGAAGCGTGGATGCCTGGGTGATTTGGGACCCATTTTTGGCAGCAACAGAAAAAGCGATCGGTGCTAAGGTGCTGCGCGACGGTCAGGGAATTGTGGCAAATCGTGGCTTCTTCCTCTCAACGCAGAAGTTTGTCAATGAACAGCCTGCCCTAGCTAAAACACTGGTTGATGAATTGGGCAAAGTAAGCGATTGGGCAAAGCAGCATCCGACTGAAGTAGCGCAGTTTCTCTCAACAGAACTCAAAATCGATCAGGCTGCACTGCAACTGGCAGAACAGCGAAGAGGCTACGGAGTGAAAGCGATCGATGCTGAAGCGACGAACGGTCAGCAGCAAATTGCAGATACATTTCAAACGCTCAAGCTGATTCCAAAACCCATCAAAGTCAGTGATGCCATTTGGCAAGCAAAATAA
- a CDS encoding FAD/NAD(P)-binding protein, whose protein sequence is MTNLINSLSQRPIRVAKFPKPTAQPPAKIGIVGGGLSGVLVAVHLLQEATTPLDIYLIDRQPKLGQGIAYRTERGCHLLNVPVGKMSLFPHQPDHFLKWLQQHSPRDADHVAFVSRHQYGKYVQSVLQDAIACSSIARLYCCTDNVVAIQPEQPQLVIKLESGKALPVDRVVLAIGNFPPRHLAIEDSHFYQSDRYVHSVWADERLSHLPSADPVLLIGSGLTAIDQVMTLQQQGHQGQIHLVSRRGLLPQAHRAVPAHSFCLPELRSRTVRSLLKSIRQEVDQAVAQGEDWRSVIDALRPQTQTLWQSLPLSEQRRFLRHVRPYWEVHRHRIAPSIAQTLAELRHTGQLQIHAGRIQSFWEDAGSVTVVIRKRGTMDLMQVRSSLVANCTGSECDYRQLRNPLIQQLLAAGMIHPDPLFLGLAVAGNGALIDRSGKPSQQFFTLGTPRKGKLWETTAVPEIRLQAAEMAKMLLAVAVK, encoded by the coding sequence ATGACCAATCTCATTAATAGTTTGAGTCAGCGTCCGATTCGAGTTGCGAAATTCCCAAAACCGACAGCTCAGCCGCCAGCAAAAATCGGGATTGTGGGCGGTGGATTAAGCGGTGTTCTGGTTGCGGTTCATCTTTTGCAAGAGGCAACAACACCTTTAGACATTTACTTGATCGATCGCCAGCCAAAGTTGGGGCAGGGTATTGCTTATCGCACAGAACGAGGCTGTCACTTGCTGAATGTTCCGGTTGGTAAAATGAGTCTCTTTCCTCATCAACCTGATCATTTTCTCAAGTGGTTACAGCAACATTCACCCAGAGATGCAGATCATGTTGCTTTTGTTTCACGTCATCAATATGGAAAATATGTTCAATCCGTTTTACAGGATGCAATTGCCTGTTCTTCGATCGCTCGGCTCTATTGTTGTACTGATAACGTCGTTGCCATTCAACCAGAGCAACCGCAGCTCGTCATTAAACTAGAATCTGGTAAAGCGCTCCCGGTCGATCGCGTTGTCTTGGCAATAGGCAATTTTCCGCCCCGTCATCTAGCTATCGAAGATTCTCACTTTTATCAGAGCGATCGATATGTGCATTCAGTTTGGGCTGACGAGCGACTGAGCCATTTACCCTCTGCTGATCCAGTATTGCTAATCGGGTCTGGATTAACGGCGATCGATCAAGTGATGACGCTTCAGCAGCAGGGACATCAGGGACAAATTCATTTAGTGTCACGACGAGGCTTATTACCCCAGGCACATCGAGCCGTTCCTGCTCATTCATTTTGCTTGCCGGAACTTCGATCGCGCACAGTTCGCTCATTGTTGAAATCGATCCGACAGGAAGTGGATCAAGCAGTTGCTCAAGGAGAAGATTGGCGATCGGTGATCGATGCTTTACGTCCCCAAACTCAGACCCTTTGGCAATCTTTGCCGCTCAGTGAACAGCGTCGCTTTCTTCGCCATGTTCGTCCGTATTGGGAAGTGCATCGGCATCGAATCGCGCCCTCGATCGCCCAAACTCTTGCCGAGTTACGCCACACCGGGCAGCTACAGATCCATGCAGGTCGAATTCAGTCTTTTTGGGAAGATGCAGGCAGTGTAACCGTTGTGATTCGCAAACGCGGGACAATGGATTTGATGCAGGTGCGGTCGAGCCTGGTGGCAAACTGTACTGGCTCTGAGTGCGATTATCGGCAACTAAGAAACCCGCTGATCCAACAACTGCTTGCAGCAGGAATGATACATCCTGATCCGCTGTTTCTTGGTCTGGCAGTCGCAGGGAATGGGGCATTAATCGATCGCAGCGGCAAGCCATCTCAACAGTTTTTCACCCTCGGTACACCCCGAAAGGGCAAACTCTGGGAAACGACTGCTGTTCCAGAAATCCGCTTGCAGGCAGCAGAAATGGCAAAAATGCTATTGGCGGTTGCAGTGAAGTAA
- a CDS encoding HlyD family secretion protein yields MNDTSRYSTNGRGTRTLEPQSPPQETSLQTVQPDAPPVQPEEQITSERVQQPQPKSPRRGPIKFILASALGLGTIVAGTAGFRWWQYASAHETTDNATVAGHIYQVSSRVAGTISAIPVEDNQVVSPGQLLVQLDPHDYQVKVQQAQAALAVAQRQAQAAQANISLAGQTNQGQTLEAQGQVSQAIAAISNAQAGVAAAQAGVPAAQAELEQAQANLQKTQADFNRYQTLFENGAVSQQQLDSARASYQTALAQRNAAQQGVNQARAELAQAQQGVTQAQAQLEASRGGLQQAQAGTSQTDVNRSQYAAAQASIAQAQANLAEAQLQFSYTNITAPAEGRIGRKTAEVGQRVQVGQPLMAVVGQDMWITANFKETQVDTMRPGEEVEIELDSFPGKTFTGRVNSLSPASGSQFALLPPDNATGNFTKVVQRIPVKITFDPESIRGYEGQITPGMSAEISVRVK; encoded by the coding sequence ATGAACGATACCAGTCGCTACTCAACGAACGGACGAGGTACAAGAACTCTGGAACCTCAATCACCACCACAAGAAACATCGCTACAAACCGTTCAACCAGATGCACCCCCGGTTCAACCGGAAGAGCAGATCACTTCAGAACGAGTGCAGCAACCTCAGCCAAAGTCACCCCGTCGCGGACCGATCAAATTTATTCTGGCAAGCGCACTGGGGCTAGGGACGATCGTTGCGGGTACAGCCGGGTTCCGCTGGTGGCAATATGCCTCGGCGCATGAAACGACAGACAATGCCACGGTTGCTGGACATATCTATCAAGTGAGCAGCCGCGTCGCGGGGACAATCTCTGCAATTCCCGTGGAGGACAACCAGGTCGTTTCTCCCGGACAACTTTTAGTCCAGCTTGATCCGCATGACTACCAGGTGAAAGTTCAGCAAGCCCAGGCAGCCCTGGCAGTAGCTCAACGGCAAGCCCAAGCTGCTCAAGCCAACATTTCTCTTGCTGGGCAAACGAATCAGGGCCAGACACTAGAAGCACAGGGACAGGTGAGCCAGGCAATTGCTGCAATCTCGAATGCTCAGGCTGGCGTTGCTGCTGCTCAGGCAGGCGTTCCGGCAGCTCAAGCAGAACTGGAACAAGCACAAGCTAACTTACAAAAAACTCAAGCAGACTTTAACCGCTATCAAACGCTATTTGAAAACGGTGCAGTGTCTCAGCAACAGCTTGATTCAGCCCGTGCTTCTTACCAAACTGCACTGGCTCAGCGGAATGCTGCCCAACAGGGGGTTAACCAGGCAAGAGCAGAACTGGCTCAAGCGCAGCAAGGTGTTACTCAAGCACAAGCACAACTGGAAGCGAGTCGAGGTGGACTGCAACAGGCACAGGCAGGAACGTCTCAAACAGATGTGAATCGTAGCCAATATGCAGCAGCCCAAGCATCGATCGCGCAGGCTCAAGCCAATCTTGCAGAAGCGCAACTTCAATTTTCCTATACCAACATCACTGCCCCGGCAGAAGGACGGATCGGACGGAAGACTGCAGAAGTGGGTCAACGAGTTCAGGTGGGTCAGCCGCTCATGGCAGTTGTGGGACAGGATATGTGGATCACAGCGAACTTCAAGGAAACGCAGGTTGATACAATGCGTCCTGGCGAAGAAGTTGAAATTGAGCTTGACTCTTTCCCAGGAAAAACTTTCACGGGTCGTGTCAATAGCCTCTCTCCTGCTTCGGGTTCCCAGTTTGCGCTCCTCCCTCCCGACAACGCGACTGGCAACTTCACAAAAGTTGTGCAGCGTATCCCGGTCAAAATCACCTTCGATCCAGAGAGCATTCGTGGTTATGAAGGACAAATTACCCCAGGGATGTCTGCAGAAATTAGCGTGCGGGTGAAGTGA